In a genomic window of Rubripirellula tenax:
- a CDS encoding hydroxyacid dehydrogenase codes for MKSRSHPPVLVVMTQQEKHEFMPPDLEARLRALFPELVWADAPLRDDQWRELLSEQRPEIILCAWETPSLPPEAAEHLKYLCFLCGSIRSLVPRELIESGLKVTNWGSSVSNTVAECTLLLILAALRRVGNWSVAMRTKGEWKKGRHPDTLSLFGRRVGLHGLGAISCELVRLLEPFRVQISAYSPSVPDETYKTLNVRRAESLEDLFSTSDVLVELAPGKPDNYHIVGDDLINLLPENAVFVNVGRGMVVDEQALVRASRERGLHIALDVYEVEPLPVDSPLRSLDNITLLPHLGGPTPDRRRDCGKLALQNLENYVSDKPLINLIDLNTYDRAT; via the coding sequence ATGAAATCGCGTTCCCATCCGCCTGTTCTGGTCGTCATGACCCAACAGGAGAAGCATGAATTCATGCCGCCGGACCTGGAGGCTCGGTTGCGCGCGTTGTTCCCCGAACTCGTTTGGGCCGACGCCCCGTTGCGGGATGACCAGTGGCGTGAACTGTTGAGTGAGCAGCGACCGGAAATCATTCTCTGTGCTTGGGAAACGCCTTCGCTGCCCCCCGAAGCCGCCGAGCATTTGAAATATCTCTGTTTCCTGTGTGGCTCGATCCGCTCGCTTGTTCCCCGTGAATTGATCGAAAGCGGTTTGAAGGTCACCAACTGGGGATCGAGTGTCAGCAACACGGTGGCCGAGTGCACACTGCTGCTGATCCTGGCGGCGCTGCGGCGCGTCGGCAATTGGAGCGTCGCGATGCGAACCAAGGGCGAATGGAAAAAGGGCCGTCACCCCGACACGCTTAGCCTGTTTGGTCGGCGTGTCGGCCTGCACGGTCTTGGCGCAATCAGCTGCGAATTGGTCCGACTGCTTGAACCGTTTCGCGTTCAGATCTCGGCCTATTCCCCCAGCGTTCCCGACGAAACTTACAAGACGCTCAACGTCCGTCGCGCCGAATCGCTCGAGGATCTATTTTCGACCTCGGATGTTCTGGTCGAGCTTGCGCCTGGCAAACCTGACAACTATCACATCGTGGGCGATGATCTGATCAATCTGCTACCTGAAAACGCCGTCTTTGTGAATGTCGGTCGTGGTATGGTGGTCGACGAACAGGCTTTGGTCCGCGCCAGTCGCGAACGCGGACTGCACATCGCGCTGGATGTCTACGAAGTCGAACCGCTTCCCGTCGACTCGCCGCTGCGAAGCTTGGACAACATCACCCTGCTGCCCCACCTCGGTGGTCCGACGCCGGATCGTCGTCGCGACTGTGGCAAACTTGCTCTCCAGAACCTTGAAAACTATGTCAGCGACAAACCACTGATCAACCTCATCGACTTGAATACCTATGACCGTGCTACCTGA
- a CDS encoding sugar phosphate isomerase/epimerase family protein — translation MTVLPDIKWGISTLGCHELDLPETCKLAEQHGIHHLEIRSLADCLDLPEYLDKTYPGDPAAVARILEQHRQSVIALNSGFKLIGADDDAREELSAFARWADLLEIPLIRIFGGGSMSEPLSKDDLATAVENLRWWKQQREENQWKTHVALETHDGFSSSQRCLQLQDAFGGHVDVIWDTHHTWKMGDESALQTWEKMSSMIQHVHIKDSVSIPSARHPYTYVLPGRGEFPAGDVYSVLRDNNYSGIISLEWERKWHPYLPDLGTALTALTESGWRAGTPACIAP, via the coding sequence ATGACCGTGCTACCTGATATCAAGTGGGGCATCTCCACGCTGGGATGCCACGAACTGGATCTGCCCGAGACTTGTAAGCTTGCCGAACAACACGGAATCCATCACTTGGAGATCCGCAGTTTGGCCGACTGCCTGGACCTGCCCGAGTATCTGGACAAAACCTATCCCGGTGATCCCGCCGCGGTCGCTCGGATCCTTGAACAGCATCGCCAGTCCGTCATCGCGCTCAACAGCGGTTTCAAACTGATCGGTGCAGACGACGACGCTCGCGAGGAACTGTCGGCGTTCGCTCGCTGGGCCGATCTGCTTGAGATTCCTTTGATCCGAATTTTTGGCGGCGGCAGCATGAGCGAGCCACTTTCAAAGGATGACTTGGCTACCGCTGTCGAGAACTTGCGATGGTGGAAACAACAGCGCGAAGAAAACCAGTGGAAGACCCACGTGGCTTTGGAAACTCACGACGGATTCAGCAGTTCCCAGCGCTGTCTGCAGCTTCAAGATGCGTTCGGCGGCCACGTGGATGTGATCTGGGATACGCATCACACCTGGAAAATGGGCGACGAGAGTGCGTTGCAGACTTGGGAAAAGATGTCGTCAATGATCCAGCACGTTCACATCAAAGACAGCGTTTCGATCCCTTCCGCCCGTCACCCTTACACCTATGTGTTGCCCGGCAGAGGCGAATTCCCAGCCGGCGATGTTTACAGCGTGCTGCGCGACAACAACTACAGCGGCATCATCAGTCTTGAATGGGAACGCAAGTGGCACCCCTATTTGCCCGATCTTGGCACCGCACTAACCGCGCTAACCGAAAGCGGATGGCGAGCGGGCACACCCGCTTGCATCGCCCCCTAG
- a CDS encoding universal stress protein, giving the protein MKILLPIDGSDAANEAVEFVRSLAMENSVDVTILIAYYKPTEYSFQPWVPEWTEQEKVRTGSILAKAKQVLDANCDKVTIAQETGAVVPCILGRAKKDKVDLIVLGAKGHSAIHRVLLGSVSDSIATRAECSVVVVRPTKNETHQPRKIVLGYDKSIASREAAAELMEWKLNRETSVDVVSVVQNPYIYVGEGYIPAPVTLQPELITSVKETAERMASQISEMFPHTDAHIPVADHIGEAIVHAAEGKNADLVIVGDTGHSLLGELILGSTSNYVLRHAPCSVWISRHHYKSDETEQKSGNAVAAS; this is encoded by the coding sequence ATGAAGATTTTGCTGCCGATTGATGGTTCTGATGCCGCGAACGAAGCGGTCGAGTTTGTTCGTTCGTTGGCGATGGAAAACTCAGTGGATGTCACGATCTTGATCGCTTACTACAAGCCGACTGAGTATTCGTTTCAGCCTTGGGTGCCGGAATGGACCGAACAAGAAAAAGTTCGTACGGGAAGCATCCTCGCGAAGGCGAAGCAAGTCCTGGATGCAAATTGCGATAAGGTGACGATTGCCCAAGAAACGGGGGCCGTCGTTCCGTGCATCTTGGGCCGGGCAAAAAAGGACAAGGTGGACCTGATCGTGCTCGGTGCAAAGGGGCATTCGGCAATCCACCGCGTTCTTCTGGGCAGTGTATCCGACAGCATTGCGACCCGAGCAGAGTGCTCGGTCGTCGTCGTTCGACCAACCAAGAACGAAACGCATCAGCCACGAAAAATCGTGCTGGGATACGACAAGTCGATCGCATCGCGCGAAGCGGCAGCGGAGTTGATGGAATGGAAACTCAATCGCGAAACAAGTGTCGACGTCGTCAGCGTTGTTCAAAATCCATACATCTATGTTGGCGAAGGATACATTCCCGCGCCCGTTACATTGCAGCCTGAACTTATCACATCAGTGAAAGAGACAGCCGAAAGGATGGCTAGCCAAATCTCCGAAATGTTTCCCCATACCGACGCGCACATCCCGGTCGCCGACCACATCGGCGAGGCTATTGTTCACGCTGCTGAGGGAAAAAATGCCGACTTGGTAATCGTCGGCGATACTGGTCACAGTCTGCTTGGCGAATTGATTCTCGGCAGCACATCGAATTACGTCCTACGTCATGCCCCGTGTAGCGTTTGGATTTCACGGCATCACTATAAGTCGGACGAAACGGAGCAAAAGTCCGGCAACGCCGTCGCTGCAAGCTGA
- a CDS encoding efflux RND transporter periplasmic adaptor subunit: MMRRHVSKLIWIIVITVLSGFLIYGLMPQPIDVETTMASVGSLAITIDDDGETRIREKYVLSAPVGGKLLRLEMHAGDSVTANETEIARIQPSDPSLLDARTRAESQARVRVAVAAYAQASSTVDRAREALKLAEKDFERAKKLIRNQATSQADYDAAENLLRLALADVRSAESAQRVAQYEIDQAEATVRYIKTTFDPNDENFFTLISPITGKLLSVYREDSGVVEPGTPIACIGDPSDLELVVDVLSSDAVKVSIGDRVFVEHWGGEIPLKATVRVVEPSAFLKISALGVEEKRVNVIADLVDPFEVRANLGDGFRIEARIVVDQTPNDSIKIPTGVLFRDGDKWHAYRIVNEQAELLDVEVGRSDGRETEIQSGIKLDDRLILHPSDEIVTGRKVSYQQHSRR, translated from the coding sequence ATGATGCGTCGTCACGTCAGCAAGCTCATCTGGATCATTGTCATCACGGTTCTTTCCGGATTTCTGATTTACGGGCTCATGCCACAACCGATTGATGTTGAAACCACGATGGCCAGCGTCGGTTCCCTTGCCATAACAATCGACGACGACGGTGAAACACGGATCAGGGAGAAGTACGTCCTCTCGGCTCCCGTCGGTGGAAAGTTGCTGCGACTCGAAATGCACGCTGGCGACTCAGTGACAGCCAACGAAACCGAGATCGCACGGATTCAGCCATCCGATCCGTCACTGCTGGATGCTCGCACGAGAGCGGAATCGCAGGCGCGCGTGAGAGTCGCCGTCGCTGCGTATGCTCAGGCATCCAGCACGGTGGACCGGGCCCGTGAAGCATTGAAATTGGCCGAGAAGGACTTTGAACGTGCAAAGAAGCTAATCAGAAACCAAGCAACGTCCCAGGCTGACTACGACGCGGCCGAAAACCTATTGCGGCTTGCACTTGCCGATGTTCGCTCGGCCGAGTCTGCCCAACGTGTCGCTCAATACGAAATTGACCAAGCCGAAGCAACTGTTCGGTACATCAAAACGACGTTTGATCCCAACGACGAAAACTTCTTTACGCTGATCTCTCCCATCACTGGAAAATTGCTTTCGGTCTATCGCGAAGACTCGGGTGTCGTTGAACCCGGAACCCCGATCGCTTGCATCGGCGACCCGTCCGACCTGGAACTGGTTGTCGACGTTCTGTCGTCCGATGCGGTGAAAGTCAGCATTGGCGACCGAGTTTTCGTTGAGCATTGGGGCGGCGAGATACCATTGAAAGCCACCGTGCGAGTCGTCGAGCCATCCGCATTTCTAAAAATTTCCGCATTGGGCGTCGAGGAAAAACGAGTCAACGTGATCGCGGACCTCGTCGACCCGTTTGAAGTCCGCGCAAATCTTGGTGACGGCTTCCGGATCGAAGCCAGGATCGTCGTCGACCAGACTCCCAACGACTCCATCAAGATTCCAACCGGCGTTCTTTTCCGCGATGGTGATAAATGGCACGCGTATCGCATCGTCAACGAACAGGCCGAACTTCTGGACGTCGAAGTCGGTCGTTCCGACGGACGCGAAACGGAAATTCAGTCTGGAATCAAGCTCGATGATCGGTTGATCCTTCATCCCAGTGATGAAATCGTGACGGGGCGGAAAGTTAGCTACCAACAGCACTCTCGACGATGA
- a CDS encoding ABC transporter permease: MNRLLLSDLKRMWRQGVAISTLLGCGIALFVMANSSMVSLEEARESYYSQYRFGDVFATLVRAPNGIADRVAEVDGVSRVQSRIVRSVLVDLPEMAEPASCLLVSINVEDPFPMNAIHLTQGRFPNDDQRCETVISELFAEAHGLQPGGELDCIIGGRKQRLRIVGIGLSPEYVYVVQPGLMVTDNRRYGVVWMPRRQMEAAFNMEGAFNSLSIAMQPHASIAAVIAQVDQLTRPYGGTGAYDRGDQVSHHRVADEMSQQRTMALVMPSIFLAVSAFLFNIVFTRLVNGQAEQIATLRAFGYRSREIGWHYVKMVLFWVILGSAMGCLGGLRLSWWMTSQYLRFFRFPTMEYEFATHHAILAIAIGAAAAILGTLASIRKAMSLQPAEAMRPAAPRDYRGLIAERTGFSKLLSPVGRMIVRRLETNRMATTLSVLGMSLAVAILVLGSFFQDTIDYVMDLQFKKTQRQDVMLTFAETLSAASIHDVAHLPGVTRVEPFRSVPVRMRNGNRTHRLSLMGMSENPSLYRILDDAQQQVTLPPIDGLTISDKLAEVMDVKAGELLTVEILDREQRTIRLPVARVFPNYTEPSAYMNRQSLHKVLREVEQLSGAFLSVDADSIASLYDEVKKTPSIAGVLDKHAAEASFNETISESTSLMRIVNAAFSLVIAFGVIYNCAVIILAERARDLATLRVMGFRRIEVSMVLFGELAIITVLSIPVGLPIGYAFAYLTTIALDTETHRFPLVIQRFTYAYAAIVVLGAASLSAIYVRRMLSSLDLVAVLKVKE, from the coding sequence GTGAACCGACTGTTGCTTTCGGACCTGAAACGCATGTGGCGACAAGGCGTCGCCATTAGCACGTTGCTTGGCTGTGGCATCGCACTGTTCGTGATGGCGAACAGCAGCATGGTATCGCTGGAAGAAGCGAGAGAGTCGTACTACAGCCAGTACCGTTTTGGGGACGTGTTTGCGACGCTTGTCCGCGCTCCCAATGGAATTGCCGATCGCGTTGCGGAGGTCGACGGTGTCAGCCGTGTTCAGTCTCGCATCGTCCGCAGCGTGTTGGTGGATCTACCTGAAATGGCCGAGCCTGCTTCGTGTTTGCTGGTTTCCATCAATGTGGAAGATCCTTTTCCGATGAACGCGATTCATTTGACGCAGGGTCGGTTTCCAAACGACGATCAACGTTGCGAGACGGTCATCAGCGAACTCTTCGCAGAGGCTCACGGTTTACAACCGGGTGGCGAACTGGATTGCATCATTGGGGGACGCAAACAACGATTGCGCATCGTCGGCATCGGATTGTCGCCGGAATACGTCTATGTCGTTCAGCCCGGTTTGATGGTGACCGACAATCGCCGCTACGGCGTGGTTTGGATGCCTAGGCGACAAATGGAAGCCGCATTCAACATGGAAGGAGCTTTCAATAGTTTGTCGATTGCGATGCAACCGCACGCCAGTATTGCCGCCGTGATTGCCCAAGTCGATCAGCTAACACGCCCCTATGGCGGCACCGGCGCTTACGACCGCGGGGACCAAGTTTCGCACCACCGAGTCGCGGACGAAATGTCTCAGCAAAGGACGATGGCTCTGGTCATGCCGTCGATTTTCCTTGCCGTGTCTGCATTCCTTTTCAATATCGTGTTCACACGATTGGTGAATGGTCAGGCCGAACAGATCGCGACGTTGCGAGCATTTGGCTATCGCTCGCGTGAGATCGGCTGGCATTACGTCAAGATGGTTCTGTTTTGGGTGATCCTAGGATCTGCGATGGGATGCTTGGGCGGATTGCGACTGTCATGGTGGATGACGTCACAGTATTTGCGGTTCTTTCGTTTTCCAACGATGGAGTACGAATTTGCCACACACCACGCGATTTTGGCGATCGCCATCGGAGCAGCTGCCGCAATCTTGGGTACGCTCGCCTCGATTCGCAAAGCGATGTCGTTGCAACCCGCCGAAGCCATGCGTCCCGCTGCGCCCCGAGACTATCGCGGACTGATCGCCGAGCGAACGGGGTTCTCAAAATTGCTATCTCCGGTCGGACGCATGATCGTTCGTCGCTTGGAAACCAACCGGATGGCCACGACTTTATCGGTACTGGGCATGTCGCTAGCGGTCGCGATCCTAGTTCTTGGTTCGTTCTTTCAAGACACGATCGACTATGTGATGGATTTGCAGTTCAAAAAGACGCAACGCCAAGATGTCATGCTGACCTTTGCAGAAACGCTGTCGGCCGCATCGATACACGACGTCGCCCACTTACCGGGCGTAACACGAGTCGAACCATTTCGTAGCGTGCCAGTAAGAATGCGCAACGGCAACCGCACCCATCGTTTGTCGTTGATGGGCATGAGCGAGAATCCCAGCCTCTACCGAATCCTGGATGATGCTCAGCAACAGGTCACGCTACCGCCAATCGATGGATTGACCATTTCGGATAAGCTAGCCGAGGTAATGGACGTGAAGGCTGGCGAGTTGCTGACGGTTGAAATTCTCGATCGAGAGCAGCGAACGATACGATTGCCAGTCGCGAGGGTCTTCCCCAACTACACCGAACCCTCGGCATACATGAATCGTCAATCGCTTCACAAAGTCTTGCGAGAAGTCGAGCAGCTTTCCGGAGCTTTCTTATCGGTCGACGCCGATTCCATTGCTTCGCTTTACGACGAAGTCAAGAAAACACCTTCGATCGCGGGCGTTCTGGACAAGCATGCAGCCGAAGCCAGCTTCAATGAAACGATCAGCGAGAGCACTTCGCTGATGCGAATCGTCAATGCAGCATTCTCGCTCGTGATCGCGTTTGGCGTGATCTACAACTGCGCCGTCATCATCCTGGCCGAACGTGCTCGTGATCTCGCCACGCTCCGTGTGATGGGTTTTCGACGCATCGAGGTGTCGATGGTTTTGTTCGGGGAACTGGCCATCATCACAGTCCTGTCGATTCCCGTAGGCCTACCCATTGGCTACGCGTTTGCTTATCTGACAACGATTGCTCTCGATACGGAAACCCACCGCTTCCCGCTCGTCATTCAACGTTTCACCTATGCCTATGCAGCTATTGTTGTCTTGGGAGCCGCCAGTCTATCTGCGATTTACGTACGGCGAATGCTTTCGTCTCTTGATTTGGTCGCTGTCTTGAAAGTGAAGGAATGA
- a CDS encoding ABC transporter ATP-binding protein — MHQRTLAFRILDARLEFRSGMADAVASSKKEQHWNSVVNMIADESGRPVFIARSVTKVYRMGEVDVHALRGVDVEMYAGEFVVILGASGSGKSTLLNILGGLDVPTDGQVFFREQRLTGADEDELTEYRREHVGFVFQFYNLISSLTAKENVALVADIARDPLQPAEALRLVGLYDRRDHYPSQLSGGEQQRVAIARAIGKRPDVLLCDEPTGALDVKTGIIVLEAIARINRDLGTLTAIITHNAAIGEMADRVISLSDGSISDIRVNKQRKAAEELVW, encoded by the coding sequence GTGCATCAACGCACGCTGGCATTCCGAATCCTTGACGCCCGACTCGAATTTCGCAGCGGTATGGCGGATGCAGTCGCAAGCTCGAAGAAAGAACAGCATTGGAATAGTGTCGTGAACATGATCGCCGACGAATCCGGAAGGCCGGTCTTCATCGCCCGATCGGTAACCAAGGTTTACCGAATGGGTGAAGTCGACGTGCATGCACTGCGCGGTGTTGATGTCGAGATGTACGCAGGCGAGTTTGTTGTCATCTTGGGAGCGTCTGGCAGCGGAAAATCGACACTCCTGAACATCCTCGGTGGACTCGATGTGCCGACCGACGGCCAGGTGTTCTTTCGTGAGCAAAGATTGACTGGCGCGGATGAAGACGAATTGACTGAATATCGACGTGAACATGTTGGGTTCGTGTTTCAATTCTACAATCTGATTTCCAGTTTAACCGCGAAGGAGAACGTGGCCCTGGTCGCGGATATTGCTCGCGATCCACTTCAGCCCGCCGAGGCGTTGCGTCTGGTGGGCCTCTACGATCGACGTGACCACTATCCGTCACAGCTTTCCGGTGGCGAACAGCAACGCGTTGCGATAGCAAGGGCGATCGGCAAACGACCCGATGTTCTGTTGTGCGATGAACCCACCGGGGCACTGGACGTCAAAACAGGCATCATCGTGCTCGAGGCGATCGCGCGAATCAATCGTGACCTGGGAACGCTGACGGCCATCATCACGCACAACGCCGCGATCGGGGAAATGGCAGACCGAGTCATTTCACTCTCGGATGGGTCGATCTCTGACATCCGTGTGAACAAGCAGCGCAAAGCAGCGGAGGAATTGGTCTGGTGA
- a CDS encoding ATP-binding protein has product MADEFEILLVEDDPDTQANLADILAMDGYRIRVAGTFSEVLDAGPQAMTGLVILDRKLPDGEAEDYLPRLKKLLPNAEFIVATGHADLEHTITAFKLGIVDYIIKPVHPEVIRSSAARIARQQQIERELHQEQQFANKVLSTAEAIILVLDLAGKVVRFNSYFTSITGWQLDDLRGRDWFDHCIPERNREKTREVFYRTAHDGQTSGILNSILTTKGREREIRWSNTTLKDDVGDTGFVLAVGVDVTDLIAAQEATMQSQRLAAIGQTVAGLAHESRNALHRIQTNVEILQLDILPGADLRDEVDSIHRAALELTNTLEEVRQYAAPIQLQRESVMLSEVWQRVWGYLKSSRDGRDALLVESNGGCDCPVDVDVIRMEQVFRNLFENSLAACQDPIRIHLHCRCDSPGAILLDIEDNGPGLNFEQREKLFEPFYTTKTRGTGLGLSIVQRIVEAHGGQIQIAEPSSCGARFLIRLDKHESAFGNSCEDKGVIGSDA; this is encoded by the coding sequence ATGGCTGACGAGTTCGAGATACTGCTCGTCGAGGACGACCCCGATACGCAAGCCAATCTGGCCGACATCCTGGCGATGGATGGATACCGCATTCGCGTAGCCGGCACTTTTTCCGAAGTGCTTGATGCTGGGCCACAAGCAATGACGGGCTTGGTTATTTTGGACCGAAAACTTCCCGATGGTGAAGCGGAGGACTATTTGCCAAGGTTAAAAAAACTGCTTCCCAACGCCGAGTTTATCGTCGCGACCGGACATGCCGACTTAGAGCACACCATTACGGCGTTCAAGCTCGGCATCGTCGACTACATCATCAAGCCAGTGCATCCCGAGGTGATCCGTTCCAGCGCGGCCCGGATCGCGCGTCAGCAACAAATCGAGCGAGAGTTACACCAAGAACAACAGTTCGCGAACAAGGTGCTTTCGACCGCCGAGGCAATCATCCTTGTGCTTGACCTAGCGGGAAAAGTGGTGCGATTCAATTCGTACTTCACGTCGATCACTGGATGGCAATTGGATGATCTCCGTGGACGGGACTGGTTTGATCATTGCATTCCGGAGCGAAACCGTGAAAAAACACGCGAGGTTTTCTATCGTACGGCACACGACGGACAAACTTCTGGCATCCTCAACTCAATCCTTACCACAAAAGGCCGCGAACGTGAAATACGTTGGTCAAACACGACGCTAAAGGACGATGTGGGCGACACAGGCTTTGTGCTCGCCGTAGGAGTTGACGTCACCGACTTGATCGCTGCGCAAGAAGCAACCATGCAGTCCCAGCGACTGGCTGCGATCGGCCAAACGGTTGCGGGACTGGCGCACGAAAGCCGTAACGCATTGCATCGGATTCAAACGAACGTTGAGATTCTGCAATTAGATATCTTGCCTGGTGCCGATTTGCGGGATGAAGTCGACTCAATCCACAGGGCGGCATTGGAATTGACGAACACACTGGAAGAAGTCCGGCAATACGCAGCCCCCATTCAGCTTCAACGCGAGTCGGTCATGTTGTCGGAAGTTTGGCAGCGCGTGTGGGGTTACCTGAAATCGTCACGCGATGGTCGCGATGCCTTGCTCGTTGAATCCAACGGTGGTTGTGATTGCCCGGTTGATGTGGACGTGATCCGAATGGAACAGGTCTTTCGCAACCTGTTTGAAAATTCGCTAGCCGCTTGCCAGGATCCAATCCGCATTCACCTGCACTGCCGTTGCGACAGTCCGGGGGCGATTCTATTGGACATCGAAGACAACGGTCCCGGATTGAATTTTGAGCAACGCGAGAAATTGTTTGAACCCTTTTACACTACGAAGACTCGCGGTACGGGTTTGGGATTGTCGATTGTTCAGCGAATCGTCGAGGCGCACGGTGGACAAATTCAAATCGCGGAGCCGAGCAGCTGCGGTGCTCGATTCTTGATTCGATTGGACAAGCACGAATCCGCTTTTGGCAATTCTTGCGAGGACAAAGGAGTGATAGGCAGCGATGCTTGA
- a CDS encoding two-component system sensor histidine kinase NtrB, whose protein sequence is MLEHEQLAILASVLETAVDAIVIIDDVGTIVSVNPSTERLFGYSADEMLKQNVKMLMPSPYHGEHDGYLKRYHETHEPRIIGIGREVVGKRKDDTTFPLHLAVSETKTVGRRLFTGIMRDISELKAAEVELKQLNASLDQRVQLQADAILQTQAELVEKEKFAALGRISGGISHEIRNPLNAIKTSAYYLLHAQSPTEEKTREHLTRIDRQVAIIDSVVTALTDLARLPAPKMDRFNIEMVLRDIVQRKGLSSNVSVQFEFAPDAPDVIADERQIPIVFANLIRNARDAMPDGGTLTLSGRIDDEQMIVRVSDTGTGITPEVLTRMNEPFFSTKAHGMGLGMAITKSIVEKNRGTIRVETKLGEGTTFFVSLPSSAAKQNRVDP, encoded by the coding sequence ATGCTTGAACACGAGCAACTGGCGATCTTGGCATCCGTCTTGGAAACCGCCGTTGACGCGATCGTCATCATTGATGACGTCGGCACGATCGTTTCCGTGAATCCGTCAACCGAACGATTGTTCGGTTATTCCGCCGACGAGATGTTGAAACAAAACGTGAAGATGTTGATGCCGTCGCCGTACCATGGGGAACACGATGGATACCTCAAACGCTATCACGAAACGCATGAACCTCGCATCATCGGGATTGGCCGCGAAGTCGTCGGAAAGCGAAAAGATGATACGACATTTCCGCTTCATTTGGCGGTCAGTGAGACCAAGACGGTCGGCCGAAGACTGTTCACGGGCATCATGCGTGATATCAGCGAATTGAAGGCCGCCGAAGTCGAACTAAAACAGCTCAACGCGTCGCTCGACCAGCGAGTCCAACTGCAAGCCGATGCGATTTTGCAAACACAGGCAGAATTGGTTGAGAAGGAGAAGTTCGCGGCACTCGGTCGTATCAGCGGCGGAATCTCGCATGAAATCCGCAATCCACTCAATGCCATCAAGACGTCGGCCTACTACCTGCTCCATGCCCAATCGCCTACCGAAGAAAAAACTCGGGAACACCTGACGCGAATTGATCGCCAAGTTGCAATCATCGACAGCGTCGTTACGGCGCTGACCGATCTGGCTCGATTGCCCGCACCCAAGATGGATCGTTTCAACATCGAAATGGTGCTACGGGACATTGTTCAGAGGAAGGGTCTATCAAGCAATGTGTCGGTCCAGTTCGAGTTTGCACCGGATGCTCCCGATGTGATCGCGGACGAGCGACAAATTCCGATCGTGTTCGCAAACCTCATTCGCAATGCACGCGATGCCATGCCCGATGGTGGAACGTTGACCTTATCCGGTCGAATCGACGACGAGCAAATGATCGTTCGCGTCAGCGATACTGGTACAGGGATCACGCCTGAAGTATTAACAAGAATGAACGAGCCGTTTTTTTCCACGAAGGCACATGGGATGGGACTGGGGATGGCCATCACCAAATCAATCGTGGAGAAGAATCGCGGCACGATTCGAGTCGAGACGAAGTTGGGCGAGGGAACGACGTTCTTCGTGTCGCTTCCCAGTAGTGCAGCCAAGCAGAACCGAGTCGACCCATGA
- a CDS encoding response regulator — protein sequence MTGKRVLIVDDDHDICVNLKDILDDLGYVADTACDSTSALRLVSAGTYDVALLDYHIPGMNGVDLHQEIVKNLPQIASIMMTAYAHDFGCEHAKDGGIRQVLRKPVDIVELLSLVKKFSN from the coding sequence ATGACCGGTAAACGCGTGTTGATTGTGGACGACGACCATGACATTTGCGTTAATTTGAAGGACATTCTTGACGATCTCGGATACGTTGCGGACACCGCTTGCGACAGCACATCTGCACTCCGACTCGTTTCAGCCGGCACCTATGACGTAGCTTTGCTGGACTACCATATCCCTGGAATGAACGGCGTAGATCTGCATCAGGAAATCGTCAAGAACCTCCCACAGATCGCCTCCATCATGATGACGGCATACGCCCACGATTTCGGTTGCGAACACGCCAAGGATGGCGGCATCCGCCAAGTGCTTCGCAAGCCCGTCGATATCGTAGAGCTGTTGTCGCTAGTCAAGAAGTTCTCCAACTGA
- a CDS encoding BON domain-containing protein, whose product MSTASISEIFDAKQFQAAIRTSAGITRNEKAIAFEDHLKTSGYRELTHVHVLVEDGTVVLRGNVATYYIKQLAQETIRPIAIGMKIKNELTVN is encoded by the coding sequence ATGTCGACCGCCTCGATCTCCGAAATTTTCGATGCAAAGCAATTCCAGGCTGCGATCCGGACTTCGGCCGGGATCACTAGAAATGAAAAAGCGATCGCCTTTGAAGACCATCTCAAAACGAGCGGTTATCGCGAGTTGACTCACGTTCACGTGCTCGTGGAAGACGGCACGGTTGTGCTTCGAGGCAATGTCGCGACCTACTACATCAAGCAATTGGCGCAAGAAACGATTCGACCGATTGCGATTGGGATGAAAATCAAGAACGAACTGACGGTCAACTGA